In Runella sp. SP2, the genomic window GTGCATTTGCATGTAAGCAGGCCATTCGCCCGCATATTCTTTACCCTCAATGGTGAACGCGCATTGGCTCTTTTCCAGGTAGTTAAGGGCAAATTTTATTTCCAACGCAATCGAATCAGGTGTTTGGGCGTTAGTTGTGGTAATTGCTCCACAATAAATGATACCAAAGCAGAGGCGGCGCAATCGCCAACATCGTATGTATAATTGAGTAAGGCACAGAGACATTTTATTGAAAATCTTTTTTACTTATGACAATACCGTCAAAATAGGATTCGTTATTTGAACGAAAAAACAAGAAAAACGACCTTTTTGAAGTTTGGCAAAGTTATTGATAGACAACAAATCGACGGATTCTTAGTTCTTTTAAGGCAATAATTGTACTTTTGCCGAGTTAATAAACAAACATTTAAGGTACAAAAATTCGTAATTAACGATTACAAGGATAACTAATAACGATTAACTATTTAATCTAAATGGTCAAATTCAGTATGAAAGCGGCGATTTGGGTGCTCTCAGCCACAGTGCTGATCAGTGCTTGTAAGTCGAAACACCCTTCAAGCCTCAATCCAGGCAAGAAAAGTACAGCAACGAACGTGGATTTTGCTTCTAAAAACGGCAAAGCCAAAAAAGGGAAGAAAGGTGTTGCAGCAACGTCTACCGAGCCAGAAGGCTTCGCAGTAATGCCTTACAAATCGCAAGTGGTAGGTCCCAACCTTGTGTTTATCGAAGGAGGACGTTTTACCATGGGGGCGTTGGAAGAGGATGTGATGAACTCTCGTGACAATCGTGAGCGTACGGTCAGTGTGCAGTCTTTCTACATGGATGAAACCGAGATTACCAACCTCAACTACCTCGAATACCTCCATTACGTACAGCGCGATTCATCGGCAGAGGTAGCCTCTAAAGCACTTCCTGACACAACGGTTTGGTACGATCCCTTGTCGTTCAACGACTCGTACGTAACGTACTACTTCCGTCACCCTGGTTTCCGTATGTACCCAGTAGTGGGCGTATCGTGGGTACAAGCAAACGACTATTCTATCTGGCGTACCAACTTTGTGAACGATAACCTAGCCAAACAAGCTACGGGTAAACCAAAGAAATCGTCGCTGGGTGGTAAGAAGAAAAAAGGCCAAGCCATGGCTGAGTCGGAAGCATTGGCCACCAATGCTCGCCCAGCGGTAGAAAGTGGCTATGTGCTACCAAACTATCGCCTTCCAACCGAAGCTGAATGGGAATATGCCGCCAAGGCTATGATTGGTACACAGTATGCCGACGAAAACCAGTCGAACCAACGTATTTATCCTTGGGATGGTTCATCTTTACGTAACCCACGTGGCAAACACAAAGGAGAAATGATGGCCAACTTCAAACGTGCCAAAGGTGACTATGCGGGTATTGCTGGTAAGTCAAACGACGGTGCCATTATCACGGAAGAGGTTTACAAATACCCTGCCAACGATTTTGGTTTGTACAACATGGCTGGAAACGTAAACGAGTGGGTATATGACGTCTATCGTCCGTTGTCATCAATGGACTTCAAAGACTTGAACCCGTTACGTCGCGATGGTTTCTTGGACGAAGAAAAACGCTATGACGTAAAAGGTAACAACTCAGTAATCAACGACAAACTCCGTGTTTACAAAGGAGGCTCTTGGAATGACGTAGCTTATTGGTTGTCACCAGGAACGCGTCGTTTCTTGTCACAAGATTCTTCGACGGCCATGATTGGTTTCCGTTGTGCAATGATTTCGACAGGAAGAAATAAATAATAATTGATTTTATATTTTTACACGAAAAGAGGCGGCTGAAAAGTCGCCTCTTTTCGTGTAAATACGGCTGATTATCAAGCACTTTTACTAAAACACAAAATCTATGTAAAAAATATTTTTTATAAAATATTTGGATTTCACGAATCACTACTAGACCTTTGTGACCAGCAAAAATGGCCAGAGAAAAAATCTCTGGCCATTTAAAAGTTCTAATAATACATATATTCGATAGGGTATAGGTATTTTCATAAACCACAAATAACAACCACCAAAAACTGTCCAATTCGCCACGATTATGAAACAGGCTCTAAAAGTATTCTATTCGATAGGTTTACTATTTTTTGTATTTCAATCGAATGCACAAAACACCCCCGTTATTAATGCTACCTTATCGGGAACTGTTATCGATGCCGTCACCAACGAACGCCTTATTGGCGCTTCGGTCTCCATCAAGGGTACGACAAACGGTGCCTCCACCGACGCCAACGGCGAGTTTCGACTCATCACGGGGCAAAAACTTCCATTTACGCTTATTGTTTCCTACCTAGGCTATAAAACCAAAGAGTTGGTAGTGAATGAACCCAAAGTGGAGATTCGTTTAGAAGCAGGTTCTAACCAACTCGAAGACGTGGTCGTTACGTCACGCCGCCGTCAGGAGTCTGTGCAAGACATTCCTATTCCAATTTCGGTAGTACGCGGAGTAACCGTTGAAGACCAAGGTGCTTTTAACGTAAACCGTTTGAAGGAATTAGTACCAACAGTTCAGTTTTATGCCTCAAACGCTCGAAATACTACCCTCAATATCAGAGGATTAGGCTCAACCTACGGATTAACCAACGACGGAATCGACCCTGGTGTCGGCTATTACGTTGATGGTGTTTATTACGCTCGTCCAGCAGCTACAGCCCTTGATTTTATTGACATCGACCAAGTAGAGGTACTTCGTGGTCCACAAGGAACCTTATTTGGAAAAAATACAACTGCGGGTGCCTTCAACGTAACCTCACGCGCTCCTTCTTTTGACCCAACTGCCAACTTTGAACTTAGTTACGGAAATTACGGCTACATTCAAGCAAAAACTTCAATCTCTGGTCCATTAAGCAAAAAACTAGCGGCAAGGGTTTCGTTTTCGGGTACGCAAAGAAATGGGTTGTTTTACAATACTCGCACCCAAACCAACATCAATGACATCAACAATATCGGCGTCAGAACGCAGTTTTTATACAAGCCAACTGAAAAGATAAACATCACTTTTATCGCCGACATCACCGACCAAAAACCTGTGGGGTACGGTTGGCCAGTCGCCAAAGTAGTCACCACAAAACGCGCCGCTTATCGCCAATTCAACGCCATTATCGCCGATTTGAACTATAAACTACCCTATGAAAGTGCTTTTGAAAGAATCATTGACCATGATACTCCATCCAGAGCTGGCAACCAATTAGGGGGATTATCCTTGAATGCAGACTTTAAAATCGGCAAAGGAACCTTGACTTCCACAACAGCTTGGCGTTATTGGAAATGGGATCCACTCAATGACCGCGATTACATCGGTTTGCCGTCTTTCACTATATCATCAGGAACCTCTGCCCACGACCAGTTTTCGCAAGAATTCAGGTATTCAGGAAAAATCAATGACAAAGTAAGCGGCGTAATTGGTGCTTTCGGTTTGTGGCAAGACCTAAGAACTGATCCAGTGCACACTGAAGAAGCAGGTTCAGCACAGTGGCGCTTTGCACTTAGTTCACAAGATCCCGTAGTAGTGGCGCGTTGGAAAACTCCTGGCCTATTGGACAACTACGGTATTAAAACTACTTATGACATTAAATCAGCGAGTGTGGCCTTATTTGCACAAGCTGACTGGGCGATTACCGACAAATTGCACCTATTACCAGGTATCAGATACAACAAAGACACTAAAAAGGTCAACTACAGTCGAGTAACTTACGGTGGACTCCAAACTACTGATGCTGCCTTACTTGCTATTAAAAACAGTGTTTATAGTAACCAAACCTTTACCATTGATGCAGAAGAAGATAACTGGTCGGGTCAATTAACCTTGCAATATAAATTCAACAAAAACGTCAATGCCTTCGCTACGTATTCACTGAGCTATAAACCAATTGGTGTCAATGTAGGTGGTTTGCCAACGGCAAGCGGCCGAGTATTGACTGAATTGGCTACGGTTAAACCAGAGGCAGTTTCTCACCTTGAATTTGGGGTTAAAACTAAACCATCTGCTAACTCTGTACTGAACATTGTATTTCACGACACTGACATAAAAGATTACCAAACGCAAGTACAAACCCCTGAACCTGGCGTAAATAGAGGATATTTGGCCAATGCAGAACGCGTAAGAATCATTGGTGTGGAAATAGATGGAAGCATCAAAGTAAATAATCACCTCTCTTTCACGGGTGCTTTCGCCTACACAGATGGAAAATACGTAAAATTCACCAACGCTCCAGTGCCTATTGAAGAAGTGGGTGGTGCACAAGCTTTCAAAGATATTTCGGGAGGTCAGTTACCAGGTATTTCAAAATATGCAGGGTCGCTTGGTACTGAAATTACGGGCAAAGGAAGTCTGTTGGGTCTCAAAGGCAATTTCTTCGGCGGTCTTGACGTGTATTACCGCTCTACATTTTCGTCAAGCCCTTCACCTTCAGCTTTCTTAGACATTGAAGGTTACGCGTTGCTCAACGGCCGAGTAGGTTTCAGGGCATCAAATGGCTTGACTATTTTTATCTGGGGAAGAAACTTAGGTAACAAAGATTATTACGAGCAACTATTGGTCGCTCCAGGCAGCGCAGGCCAAATTGGTGGTATTTTGGGAGACCCACGTACCTACGGCGTAACGCTTCGCTACACGCTATAACCTCACCGTATTTTGAACGAGGGTTTCGTTTTGACCCTCGTTCAAAATCCTAAACAAATACAACCATGGCACAGACATCCGTTCAAAAAAGAGTATTCGGGGGTGATTACCTTCTCTTCGGGCTTTTTGCTTTTATCTTAGTAGCCGCCGTGGGTCTGGGAGGATGGCAGCTTTGGGGAGCCAACCTGAAACTGAGTTTTAAAGACTTATTTACCTCCGAAACCCTCCTTTTTATTGGGGCAGGTTTTCTGGCCCAAACCATCGACGGTGCTTTAGGAATGGCCTACGGAATAAGCTCTACGTCACTTTTGTTGAGCTTGGGCGTCCCTCCCGCAGCCGCTAGTGCTAGTGTTCACATTGCCGAAGTATTCACGAGCGGCGCTTCGGGATTGTCACATTGGAAGTTTGGGAATGTCAACAAAAAACTGTTCAAACTTTTGCTCATTCCTGGCATTATTGGGGCAGTCACGGGTGCTTATATTTTGAGTTCATTTGACGGTAATTTGATTAAACCTTACATTTCCATTTACCTTCTTATTATGGGCATTGTGGTGATTCGCAAAGCCTTAGGTAAAAAGAAAGCAAAAGCAAAAACCAAATACGTCGGGCCTTTGGCACTCCTCGGTGGGTTTGTCGATGCCGTAGGCGGCGGTGGCTGGGGGCCTGTCGTTACCTCCACCTTGATTGGAAGCGGTCGCGACCCTCGCTACACCATTGGTTCTGTCAATACCGCCGAGTTTTTTATTGCAGCTGCAGGAGCTGGAATGTTTACCCTAATGATTGGCATTGACAACTGGCGTGTGGTTATCGGGTTACTGCTTGGTGGTGTAATCGCTTCTCCCTTTGCCGCTTATGTGTGCGGAAAAGTAAACCCAAAAATCTTAATGGTAATTGTCGGAATCGTTATTGTACTTCTTAGCCTACGCAATATTTTGACTTTGTTTTAATGCTCAAGCCATGAACATCAACATCTTTGCCTTTGCTGTTCCCCTTTTCTTATTTTTTATCGGATTAGAATACTTTATAGCTAGAAAAACAGGGAAAAAGTATTTTCACTTTAATGAAACCATTGCTAATCTCAACGTTGGAATTGCAGAACGCTTGATTGACCTTTTTACCGCAGGCGGTTTTTACTTTGTCTATGACTATTTGCATCAACATTTTGCGTTGCTTGACATCCAACCGACACTTCTTCACTGGATTCTTTTACTATTGTTTACTGACTTTTTGTGGTATTGGTACCATCGACTTGGCCATGAAGTAAATATTTTTTGGGCGGCTCACGTGGTTCATCACCAAAGCGAAGATTTTAATTTAACTACAGGTACCCGAATCACCATCATTCAAGCGGTTGCCCGAACATTCTTTTGGACCATCATTCCCATCATTGGTTTCCCAGCGGAAATGATTACGGTCGTACTTATCATTCACGGAATTTACCCCTTTTTTACACATACACAGCTCATTGGAAAACTAGGAATCTTAGAATATATTTTAGTAACACCGTCGCACCACCGCGTTCACCACGCGGCCAATGAACAGTATCTCGACAAAAACTACGGGGATATGTTCATCATTTGGGACAAGCTGTTTGGGACGTTTGCCAAAGAAATCGAAGCGCCAGTATATGGTTTGACAAAGCCCCTCGGAAGCCACAGCTTTTTGTGGCAACACTTTCACTTTTTTGTAGAACTAGGACTTGCTGTAAAATCACAAAAAGGATTTTGGAACAAAATAAAAGTCGTATTTGGTAAACCCGCTGACTTCGACGAACGAATGAGAGCAAAAGCAGAAATTCTTTTTTTGTCTCACCGAAAAGTACAAGCTCCCACTCACCGATTCAAAGGTTACGTACTGGGTCAAATGGCGTTTACGCTCTTTTTACTCTTTTGGTTTTTGCTGTTAGAACAATACGTTCCGATGCCAGTACAGCTCGCAGTTTCCCTATTTATTTTATTGACCTTGGTCAACAGTGGTGCCATTTTAGAACAACGCCGCTGGGTATTTTACCTTGAATACCTACGGATGGGTAGTTTGATGGGCGTCGTTTATTACTACTACCCTAGTCCAACCACTTTTGTACTTTCGACGGGCTTGCTCGTTGCGGCATTGATTTACCTAAGAAGCATCGAACGCCAATACTTACGCTTACTCTACGGAAACATTTACCTCCCAAATTCTTAATACAACATGAGAGCCATCATAAAAAACATTGGAGAAGATTATTTTATCTCATCATTACCAACTTCTTATCAAAAAGTACAACCCGTAAAAAATCGCGGACTTCTACCGAGCATTCGGGTGAATGCGGAAGTGGGTGTGTGGCAGAAGCTGCCCGTGTACCTTGAATCCAATAGCTTTTTTTATTTACACGATTTTCTAAACGAAGGCCCTTTGGTCTTGAGTACCTACAGCCCCGCTTGGGAAAAATACGGCGTAAACCACCTCGAACGCCTCAGCAAAGCTTTTTCGAGCATTAGCAAATTAGGCGCCAATATGCTAGTTATCAGCACCGAACAGTTCAAAAATATCGTCCATACAGTGCAGGATTATGGTCTTGAATTTAATATTGTCCAAGACCTCAATAACAAAATCAGCGAAGCACTGGGGGTGTATTCCGAATTTGAACCCGTTTGGGACCGCATCGCGGGGATTTCGGAAGATGTGCCCTTCCCTGCCACGTTTGTCATCAGCCGAAACCGCTACATCGTCTATGACTACGTTGACAAGGACTTTGAATATGCTGTTTCAGAAAAAGAAATTGAACGGGCCGTAAAAATCGCACTAAAATAAATCCATCTTATGTCAGACACATCCAACAAAAACAAGCAAACGGCCTTAGGCGACGTAGCCGCAAGACAGCTGGCGATTGCGACCCGTACCGTGCCGCAAATGGTGACCATCACCCCTCGCTGGCTAACTCGCCTTTTGAACTGGGTTCCTGTAGAATCAGGCGTTTACCGTCTCAACAAAGTCAAAAACGCCAATAGCGTTGAAGTCGATTGTTCGGCGCGCGACGAGCGGGTTCTTCCCCAAACATTTGTCGATTACATTGACAATCCGCGCGAGTACAATTTATCGGCCGTTCAAACCATTGTTGACGTTCACACGCGCGTTTCTGATTTGTACAGCAAGCCTTATAATCAGATTTCGGAGCAGTTGCGATTGGCGATTGAAACCATTAAAGAGCGCCAAGAAAGCGAACTTATCAATAACAAAGAATACGGTTTGCTGCACAGCGTCGTTCCGTCGCAAGTCATCAAAACGCGCCTTGGACCTCCTACTCCCGATGATTTGGACGAGCTGATTGCCAAAGTTTGGAAAGAACCTGGTTTCTTTTTGC contains:
- the gldJ gene encoding gliding motility lipoprotein GldJ, whose translation is MVKFSMKAAIWVLSATVLISACKSKHPSSLNPGKKSTATNVDFASKNGKAKKGKKGVAATSTEPEGFAVMPYKSQVVGPNLVFIEGGRFTMGALEEDVMNSRDNRERTVSVQSFYMDETEITNLNYLEYLHYVQRDSSAEVASKALPDTTVWYDPLSFNDSYVTYYFRHPGFRMYPVVGVSWVQANDYSIWRTNFVNDNLAKQATGKPKKSSLGGKKKKGQAMAESEALATNARPAVESGYVLPNYRLPTEAEWEYAAKAMIGTQYADENQSNQRIYPWDGSSLRNPRGKHKGEMMANFKRAKGDYAGIAGKSNDGAIITEEVYKYPANDFGLYNMAGNVNEWVYDVYRPLSSMDFKDLNPLRRDGFLDEEKRYDVKGNNSVINDKLRVYKGGSWNDVAYWLSPGTRRFLSQDSSTAMIGFRCAMISTGRNK
- a CDS encoding TonB-dependent receptor, which codes for MKQALKVFYSIGLLFFVFQSNAQNTPVINATLSGTVIDAVTNERLIGASVSIKGTTNGASTDANGEFRLITGQKLPFTLIVSYLGYKTKELVVNEPKVEIRLEAGSNQLEDVVVTSRRRQESVQDIPIPISVVRGVTVEDQGAFNVNRLKELVPTVQFYASNARNTTLNIRGLGSTYGLTNDGIDPGVGYYVDGVYYARPAATALDFIDIDQVEVLRGPQGTLFGKNTTAGAFNVTSRAPSFDPTANFELSYGNYGYIQAKTSISGPLSKKLAARVSFSGTQRNGLFYNTRTQTNINDINNIGVRTQFLYKPTEKINITFIADITDQKPVGYGWPVAKVVTTKRAAYRQFNAIIADLNYKLPYESAFERIIDHDTPSRAGNQLGGLSLNADFKIGKGTLTSTTAWRYWKWDPLNDRDYIGLPSFTISSGTSAHDQFSQEFRYSGKINDKVSGVIGAFGLWQDLRTDPVHTEEAGSAQWRFALSSQDPVVVARWKTPGLLDNYGIKTTYDIKSASVALFAQADWAITDKLHLLPGIRYNKDTKKVNYSRVTYGGLQTTDAALLAIKNSVYSNQTFTIDAEEDNWSGQLTLQYKFNKNVNAFATYSLSYKPIGVNVGGLPTASGRVLTELATVKPEAVSHLEFGVKTKPSANSVLNIVFHDTDIKDYQTQVQTPEPGVNRGYLANAERVRIIGVEIDGSIKVNNHLSFTGAFAYTDGKYVKFTNAPVPIEEVGGAQAFKDISGGQLPGISKYAGSLGTEITGKGSLLGLKGNFFGGLDVYYRSTFSSSPSPSAFLDIEGYALLNGRVGFRASNGLTIFIWGRNLGNKDYYEQLLVAPGSAGQIGGILGDPRTYGVTLRYTL
- a CDS encoding sulfite exporter TauE/SafE family protein: MAQTSVQKRVFGGDYLLFGLFAFILVAAVGLGGWQLWGANLKLSFKDLFTSETLLFIGAGFLAQTIDGALGMAYGISSTSLLLSLGVPPAAASASVHIAEVFTSGASGLSHWKFGNVNKKLFKLLLIPGIIGAVTGAYILSSFDGNLIKPYISIYLLIMGIVVIRKALGKKKAKAKTKYVGPLALLGGFVDAVGGGGWGPVVTSTLIGSGRDPRYTIGSVNTAEFFIAAAGAGMFTLMIGIDNWRVVIGLLLGGVIASPFAAYVCGKVNPKILMVIVGIVIVLLSLRNILTLF
- a CDS encoding sterol desaturase family protein translates to MNINIFAFAVPLFLFFIGLEYFIARKTGKKYFHFNETIANLNVGIAERLIDLFTAGGFYFVYDYLHQHFALLDIQPTLLHWILLLLFTDFLWYWYHRLGHEVNIFWAAHVVHHQSEDFNLTTGTRITIIQAVARTFFWTIIPIIGFPAEMITVVLIIHGIYPFFTHTQLIGKLGILEYILVTPSHHRVHHAANEQYLDKNYGDMFIIWDKLFGTFAKEIEAPVYGLTKPLGSHSFLWQHFHFFVELGLAVKSQKGFWNKIKVVFGKPADFDERMRAKAEILFLSHRKVQAPTHRFKGYVLGQMAFTLFLLFWFLLLEQYVPMPVQLAVSLFILLTLVNSGAILEQRRWVFYLEYLRMGSLMGVVYYYYPSPTTFVLSTGLLVAALIYLRSIERQYLRLLYGNIYLPNS
- a CDS encoding redoxin domain-containing protein, encoding MRAIIKNIGEDYFISSLPTSYQKVQPVKNRGLLPSIRVNAEVGVWQKLPVYLESNSFFYLHDFLNEGPLVLSTYSPAWEKYGVNHLERLSKAFSSISKLGANMLVISTEQFKNIVHTVQDYGLEFNIVQDLNNKISEALGVYSEFEPVWDRIAGISEDVPFPATFVISRNRYIVYDYVDKDFEYAVSEKEIERAVKIALK